Proteins from a genomic interval of Macadamia integrifolia cultivar HAES 741 unplaced genomic scaffold, SCU_Mint_v3 scaffold69, whole genome shotgun sequence:
- the LOC122069682 gene encoding LOW QUALITY PROTEIN: pentatricopeptide repeat-containing protein At3g02330, mitochondrial-like (The sequence of the model RefSeq protein was modified relative to this genomic sequence to represent the inferred CDS: deleted 2 bases in 1 codon) produces MAHLVYRFSLLRVLCPCPKLPQINLPFTTLSTLSSNQSTPTKKKTFSHIFQDCADQRSLDVGKQAHAYMITSGFSPTIFVSNCLIYMYIKCSDIDYASKVFELMRQRDTVSWNAMIFGYAGSGAMALAQSIFDLMLHRDVISWNSLISGYLQNGNFQKPINLFLQMRVMGMVLDRTTFAIVLKSCSALEACDLGVQIHCLIIKMGFDCDVVTGSSLVDMYAKCMSLNDSHKVFLAMPERNWVSWSAIIAGCVQNDQLVDGLHLFKEMQKAGIGASQSTYASVFRLCGGLPSLRLGSQMHGHALKNNFGYDVIVGTAILDMYAKCDFLIYGRRVFNRLPMHNLQSWNAIIVGYARNGQGFEALQLFQLMQRSGVGMDEISLSGVFSACAVTQGLLEGLQIHGLAIKSGFESNICVTNAILDMYGKCGALVEAHGVFDLMDRRDAISWNAIIAAYEQNGCEEETLFLFSSMLHSRLEPDEFTYGSILKACAGAALNYGKEIHGRVIKSGLGLDLFVGGALVDMYSKCGTMDEAEKLHDKIENQTMVSWNSIISGYSLQKQSEEAQKFFSRMLEMGLQPDNFTYATVLDNCANLATIGLGKQIHAQIIKQDLIFDVFISSTLVDMYSKCGNMQDSRLMFEKMPERDFVSWNAMISGYAQHGLGEEALKIFEKMQLENVKPNHATFVAVLRACGFVGLVEKGLHYFHLMLQDYGLDPQLEHYSCMVDIIGRSGKVDEALKLISEMPFEADAVIWRTLLSVCQIHRNVEVAEQAARSILELDPQDSAAYVLLSNIYAEAGMWGEVSKIRKMMKQNRLKKEPGCSWLEVQSKMNIFLVGDKAHPKCKEIYEMLDELIREMKWVGYVPDVDFVLADEEAEQHEQCEELAFFW; encoded by the exons ATGGCACATCTCGTCTATCGCTTTTCTCTACTCAGGGTGCTCTGCCCTTGCCCAAAACTTCCACAAATCAACCTTCCCTTCACCACACTCTCTACATTATCATCAAACCAGTCAACACCCACGAAGAAGAAAACCTTCTCTCATATTTTCCAAGATTGTGCAGACCAGAGATCCCTGGACGTAGGGAAACAAGCCCATGCGTACATGATCACCTCTGGTTTCAGTCCGACTATCTTTGTCTCCAATTGTTTGATTTACATGTACATCAAATGCTCCGATATAGATTATGCTTCCAAGGTATTTGAACTTATGCGTCAACGAGACACAGTTTCTTGGAATGCAATGATCTTTGGCTATGCCGGGTCTGGAGCCATGGCCCTTGCGCAGTCCATTTTTGACTTGATGCTCCATAGAGATGTCATCTCATGGAATTCCTTGATTTCTGGGTACTTGCAGAATGGTAACTTTCAGAAACCTATTAATCTCTTCTTACAGATGAGAGTAATGGGAATGGTGCTGGATCGTACCACTTTTGCCATTGTTCTTAAATCGTGTTCGGCTTTGGAGGCATGTGATCTTGGCGTTCAAATTCATTGTCTCATCATCAAGATGGGTTTTGACTGTGATGTAGTGACAGGTAGTTCTCTTGTAGATATGTATGCGAAGTGTATGAGCTTGAATGATTCACATAAAGTTTTCCTTGCAATGCCTGAAAGGAATTGGGTTTCTTGGAGTGCGATAATTGCTGGCTGTGTTCAAAATGATCAACTTGTTGATGGTTTACATCTGTTTAAGGAGATGCAAAAAGCTGGAATTGGGGCCAGTCAGTCTACATATGctagtgtttttaggttatgtGGAGGTTTGCCTTCATTGAGACTAGGCTCTCAAATGCATGGACatgctttgaaaaataattttggaTACGATGTCATAGTTGGAACTGCCATTTTGGATATGTATGCGAAATGTGATTTTCTAATCTATGGTCGAAGGGTGTTTAACAGGTTGCCAATGCATAATTTGCAGTCTTGGAATGCCATTATTGTTGGGTATGCACGCAATGGTCAAGGCTTTGAAGCTTTACAACTATTTCAGCTCATGCAGAGGTCTGGTGTTGGCATGGACGAGATCAGTCTATCCGGTGTCTTTAGTGCTTGTGCAGTGACTCAAGGGTTGCTCGAGGGGCTACAAATTCATGGGTTAGCAATTAAGAGTGGTTTTGAGTCCAATATCTGTGTGACAAATGCGATCTTGGACATGTATGGGAAATGTGGAGCTCTGGTCGAAGCACATGGTGTGTTTGATCTGATGGACAGAAGAGATGCTATCTCTTGGAATGCAATTATTGCTGCTTATGAGCAGAATGGATGTGAAGAGGAAACACTGTTTCTCTTCAGTTCAATGCTCCATTCAAGGTTGGAACCCGATGAATTCACTTATGGCAGCATACTAAAGGCATGTGCAGGT GCAGCCCTGAACTATGGGAAGGAGATCCATGGTAGAGTCATCAAGTCAGGGTTGGGCTTGGACTTATTTGTTGGAGGTGCTCTTGTGGACATGTACTCTAAATGTGGAACTATGGACGAAGCAGAGAAGCTCCAtgacaaaatagaaaatcaaacaatggtATCATGGAATTCTATTATTTCTGGATACTCACTGCAGAAACAAAGTGAGGAAGCCCAGAAGTTCTTTTCTCGGATGTTAGAAATGGGCCTGCAGCCTGATAACTTTACCTATGCAACTGTTCTTGATAATTGTGCCAATCTGGCCACCATTGGACTTGGGAAGCAAATCCATGCTCAGATTATCAAGCAAGATTTAATCTTCGATGTTTTCATATCCAGCACTCTCGTTGACATGTATTCGAAGTGTGGAAACATGCAAGATTCTCGACTTATGTTTGAGAAGATGCCCGAGCGGGACTTTGTCTCATGGAATGCTATGATATCTGGCTATGCACAGCATGGTCTGGGAGAAGAGGCTCTGAAGATATTTGAAAAGATGCAACTTGAGAATGTAAAACCAAACCATGCAACCTTTGTTGCAGTCCTTCGAGCTTGTGGGTTTGTTGGCCTGGTTGAGAAAGGGTTACACTATTTCCATTTGATGCTTCAGGATTATGGGTTAGATCCTCAGTTGGAGCATTATTCATGTATGGTTGATATAATTGGACGATCAGGAAAGGTTGATGAGGCATTGAAGCTAATATCTGAGATGCCATTTGAAGCTGATGCTGTTATATGGAGAACTCTTCTGAGTGTTTGCCAGATCCACAGGAATGTAGAAGTGGCAGAACAAGCAGCCCGATCTATTCTGGAACTGGACCCTCAAGACTCTGCTGCTTATGTTCTCCTCTCAAATATTTATGCTGAAGCAGGAATGTGGGGTGAGGTTTCAAAGATAAGGAAGATGATGAAACAGAACAGGCTAAAGAAGGAGCCTGGTTGCAGTTGGCTTGAGGTACAAAGCAAGATGAATATATTTCTTGTTGGTGACAAGGCTCATCCGAAATGCAAAGAGATATATGAGATGCTTGATGAGCTGATCAGAGAGATGAAGTGGGTTGGTTATGTACCTGATGTTGATTTTGTTCTTGCCGATGAGGAAGCGGAACAACATGAGCAGTGTGAAGAGCTTGCATTCTTTTGGTAG